ATGCTGGAAAGTTGCCTGCTACCGCGAAGCAGTCGGGGAGGCCGACGACGAGGCGCCAGTACCGGAGGACATCGTCGACGAAGAAGTCGGCGAGGCCGTCGACGAGGCTGAGCTGCTCGGCGAGGACATGCTTCCCGAACCGGACGAGCTGCTGGAGGTGGAGGTAGCGCTGGACGTTGCGCCGCCGCTCTCGGCCTTCTTCAGGACGTCGTTAATGAGGCCCTCAAGTTCCTTCTGGTCCTTGTCGCCCAGGTCGGAGCCGCTCTTGGTGGCGACCACCAGCAGGCGGCCCTGGGCAGCGGATACCTGCATCAGCTTCTGCTGGTTGTCACCGCTGCGGGTACTGACGGTGGCGAAGGTCTTCTCCGCGTCCGTGTCAGCCTGCAGTTCCTCGCTGGAAACGTCATACTTCTGCCCCAGCGCGGAGACGGAGAACTTGGCGCACTGATCCATCTTGTCGCTGATGTCGGTCAGGGTCTTGACGGCGTCGGGGCCGTCGCCGCCGGACTGTGCGGACAGTGTGCGCGGCTGGTTGCCTTCGGAAAGCGCCACGGCTACGTCACCGTTCTCCACCTTGTCCAGCAGGCCGGCGGTGGCGATGTCCTTGCAGTCCTTGGGATCAATGGTCGCCGTGCTCATGAGCAGGTTGGCGATGTTGCCGCCCTGGGCCACCTGATCCTTGGAGTACAGCTTGAGTTCGTTCCCATCCGCGTCCTTCATCCCGGAAATGAGGTCGCGGAGCTGGTCTTCCGAGTACACCTTCGCGTCCGCCGTCTGGCTGGCAGAGGCCGACGCCGAAGCCGACGTGCTTGCCGTGCCCGACGGGATGGCGGTACCGCTGCCTCCTCCCGAGCAGCCTGCCAACGCCAGCATCGCCGCAGCAACCACTCCAAGCGCAGAAACTTTTCGCATTAGGTTCACCCTCCGAAATAGACAGCATGCTTAGTAACTTCCACTGTAGATGTTCCCATCGGGAGTGTGAAATAACGCGGCGCGACTTTGGGCGGCGTTCACTTTCGGCCTCTGTGGAATAATCCGAGGCGGGAGGCGGGTGGAACGTGAACAGCGAATTGACCCTTCGCGGACGGATTGTCACCGCCACCATGGACTTACCGGACGGGGTTGTAACGGTCGACGGCGGCCTAATTACCTTCGCAGGGCCGGCGCCGGATTTTCCGGGGGTTCTTCCGGAAAAGGGGCCTGGCGGCCAAATTTTTGTACCAGGACTGGTGGACCTGCACTGCCACGGCGCCTACGGTTCAGACTTTTCAGAGGGCGACCTGGACGGTGCGTCCCGGGCGGCCCGATACCTGCACAGCCGCGGCACCACCACCCTGCTGGCCAGTGTGGTGACCGGGACACAACCGGACCTAATCCGTAACCTCGGGATGCTCAAGGAACTGGCCGAGCAGGGCTTGGTTGCCGGCTCCCATCTGGAAGGCCCTTTCCTCTCGAAGCAACAGTGCGGCGCCCACGACCCTGACCTGCTGATAAATCCCGATCCGGCGTTGGTAACCGAACTGCTGGAGGCGGCAGGACCCTCCCTCGTGTCCATGACGCTGGCGGCAGAGCTCCCAGGTGCCTCCGACCTGGTGGATCAGCTCAGTGCACTCGCCATCGTCCCGTCCCTGGGCCACACCGCTGCGGAACATATGACGGCGGCGGCCTTCCTTGAGCGCGCGGCCGCCGGGTTGCGCTCTGCGGCTGATAGTCACGGCAGGATCCGGCCCACGGTGACGCACCTTTTCAATGCGATGCCTCCGCTGCACCACCGCTCCCCCGGGCCCGTCTCGGCCAGCCTCAGCGCGGCACGGGCCGGCATGGCAGTGGTGGAGCTGATCGGAGACGGCGTGCACCTGGCACCGGAGACGGTGAAGCTTGTCTTTGACCTTGTCGGAGCGGACAACATTGCACTGGTGACCGATGCGATGGCCGCTACGGGCTTGGAGGATGGCCAGTATCGCTTGGGGTCGCTCTCGGTAACCGTGAGCGGCGGGGTGGCGCGGGTGGATGGTACGGGCGCCATCGCCGGCGGTACCGCCACATTATTGGACGTTGTCCGGGCTACCATCGCTGCAGGTGTTCCCCTTCAAGATGCCGTGACGTCCGCTTCTGCCGTCCCGGCATCCGTACTGGGCCTTTCGACGAAAGCAGGGGACCTGCGCCCCGGGATGCCTGCAGACATCGTAATTCTTGGCCAGGATCTGCAGCTGGCTGGGGTGCTGCGCGGTGGTGAGTGGGTGCACGAGGCCGGATGAGTCCATGTCCTGCCACGTAGCTGCCCGCTCCCTTGCTGCCCCGACCTCAAATTGTCAGACCCCTGTTAGATGATTCTTGTATGGCAAGCAGCAGCGGTGTTGGGGCAGGTGCGGAGGGTATTCATGCCTCCGTGGGTGCCCTTGATGCCCTGGACCGTGAAGATGTTTTCCTGGCCTCCGGCACTGCTGTTGGTTCGGGTGCTGCTGTTGGTTCCGGTGTTGATGTCTTGCAGCGGCGCTATGAGATCCGGCTGGAACGCCTGGAGGTCACGGCACGCCTGGAGGCGCAACTCGCCGCGATGAAAGCCCGGGACTCAGCCGAGGCTATGGGGTTTCAGCAGGCCATGACCCCGCCGGACGCCTCCCTGCACGACCGCACCTACACGGAGATGTCCGTGGTGGAGGAGATCGCCGGGGTCCTGACCATCAGCTCCGCCGCCGCCGGTGCGTTTCTGGAACAGTCCCGGAAGGTTTGCTCCCTCCCGCCCGTGTTCGAGGCCCTGGCCGCCGGTGACATGTCCTGGCAGCACGCAAAGGTCATCGCCGATGAAACCGAAGGCCTAACTCCTGAGGGCGCGGTGAAGTTGGTGGCGCATTTCTTCGACCCCGACGCACCCCACGCCGCCCGCGGGGCAGCCCCGGGTGAACTCGTCCCGTCCCGGTTCCGGGCTAAGGTTCGTGGCTGGCGCGAACGCCACCACCCCGAATCCATCGAAAGACGCCACGCCAAAGGTTTTGCCGACCGGCGCATGGAATACACCCCCGATCGCGACGGCATGGCCTGGATCTCCCTCCACCTCCCTGGCGACACCGCCTGCGCCATCTGGAACCGCACCACCGCCACCGCCCGCGGACTCCAAGGCCCCGACGAACCACGCACCATCACCCAACTCCGCCCCGACATCGCAGCGTCCCTGCTCCTCAGCACCGGCAACGCCATGGAGACCAACCGCAACACCACCGCTGCAGCAACCGAGCCGGTCAGCAACGATGAAGGAACCGGTAACGACGACGGGACCGGCACCGCTGCCGGTTCGCGGCCCGTCCGGGAGATCGGGAAGGTACCCGCCCCGCGGGCCGATGTCCTGGTCATGGTGCCGGTGTTCTCCCTGCTGGGTGCGACGGATGAGCCGGCGGTACTGGACGGGGTGGGACCGATCCCGGCCTCGATGGCCCGGAAACTCGTCGCGGACGGGGCGGAGTCCTTCTACCGGGTCCTGGTCGACCCCAGGGACGGGGCACCGCTGGAGATCGGGAGGAGGAACTACCGGCTGACGGAGTCCATCAAACGCTGGATCAGGATGCGCGACGCCAAATGCACCTTCCCCGGCTGCACCAACCGCACCCCCGACAACGAAACCGACCACCTGCAAGCCTGGGAACACGGCGGAACCACCGGCACAACCAATCTGGCCCAGGTCTGCCCCAAACATCACCGGCTCAAACACCACAGCCAGTGGACACCGGACCCGGCCACCAACAACGACCCACCCGGCTGGACCTCACCCACCGGCCGCCACTACAAACCCGAACACCCAGACCCCGAACCACCACACTGGCC
This window of the Pseudarthrobacter defluvii genome carries:
- a CDS encoding N-acetylglucosamine-6-phosphate deacetylase; the encoded protein is MNSELTLRGRIVTATMDLPDGVVTVDGGLITFAGPAPDFPGVLPEKGPGGQIFVPGLVDLHCHGAYGSDFSEGDLDGASRAARYLHSRGTTTLLASVVTGTQPDLIRNLGMLKELAEQGLVAGSHLEGPFLSKQQCGAHDPDLLINPDPALVTELLEAAGPSLVSMTLAAELPGASDLVDQLSALAIVPSLGHTAAEHMTAAAFLERAAAGLRSAADSHGRIRPTVTHLFNAMPPLHHRSPGPVSASLSAARAGMAVVELIGDGVHLAPETVKLVFDLVGADNIALVTDAMAATGLEDGQYRLGSLSVTVSGGVARVDGTGAIAGGTATLLDVVRATIAAGVPLQDAVTSASAVPASVLGLSTKAGDLRPGMPADIVILGQDLQLAGVLRGGEWVHEAG
- a CDS encoding HNH endonuclease signature motif containing protein; translation: MASSSGVGAGAEGIHASVGALDALDREDVFLASGTAVGSGAAVGSGVDVLQRRYEIRLERLEVTARLEAQLAAMKARDSAEAMGFQQAMTPPDASLHDRTYTEMSVVEEIAGVLTISSAAAGAFLEQSRKVCSLPPVFEALAAGDMSWQHAKVIADETEGLTPEGAVKLVAHFFDPDAPHAARGAAPGELVPSRFRAKVRGWRERHHPESIERRHAKGFADRRMEYTPDRDGMAWISLHLPGDTACAIWNRTTATARGLQGPDEPRTITQLRPDIAASLLLSTGNAMETNRNTTAAATEPVSNDEGTGNDDGTGTAAGSRPVREIGKVPAPRADVLVMVPVFSLLGATDEPAVLDGVGPIPASMARKLVADGAESFYRVLVDPRDGAPLEIGRRNYRLTESIKRWIRMRDAKCTFPGCTNRTPDNETDHLQAWEHGGTTGTTNLAQVCPKHHRLKHHSQWTPDPATNNDPPGWTSPTGRHYKPEHPDPEPPHWPQWLMPTKGQCLDAGCADARCVDAGPEDLPPWEPDDDSLIDPDDLSPDDPLWAELLATPLVPSG